Proteins encoded within one genomic window of Macaca fascicularis isolate 582-1 chromosome 16, T2T-MFA8v1.1:
- the LOC135967619 gene encoding C-C motif chemokine 3-like 1: protein MQVSTAALAVLLCTAALCKPVFSAPLAADTPTSCCFSYISRQIPQNFIADYLETSSQCSKPGVIFLTKRGRQVCADPSEDWVQKYVSDLQLSA, encoded by the exons ATGCAGGTCTCCACTGCTGCCCTTGCCGTCCTCCTCTGCACCGCGGCTCTCTGCAAGCCGGTCTTCTCTGCACCAC TTGCTGCTGACACGCCGACCTCCTGCTGCTTCAGCTACATCTCCcggcagattccacagaatttcATAGCTGACTACTTAGAGACCAGCAGCCAGTGCTCCAAGCCCGGTGTCAT TTTCCTAACCAAGAGAGGCCGGCAGGTCTGTGCTGACCCCAGTGAGGACTGGGTCCAGAAATACGTCAGCGACCTGCAGCTGAGTGCCTGA